From the Dermochelys coriacea isolate rDerCor1 chromosome 26, rDerCor1.pri.v4, whole genome shotgun sequence genome, one window contains:
- the TMEM230 gene encoding transmembrane protein 230: MMPSRTNLTAGIPSSKVKYSKLSSTDDGYIDLQFKRSPPKIPYKAIALATVLFVIGTLLIVIGALLLAGYISKGGTDRAIPILIIGILVFLPGFYHLRIAYYASKGYRGYSYDDIPDFDD; this comes from the exons ATGATGCCATCACGTACTAATCTAACTGCTGGGATCCCCAGTAGCAAAGTGAAGTACTCCAAGCTTTCCAGTACTGACGATGGTTATATTGACCTGCAG TTCAAGAGGAGCCCACCCAAAATCCCCTACAAGGCCATTGCGCTGGCCACTGTGCTGTTCGTGATTGGTACCCTTCTGATTGTCATAGGAGCGCTTCTCCTCGCAGGATACATTAGCAAAGGA ggaaCAGACCGAGCTATCCCGATATTGATCATTGGAATCCTGGTGTTCTTACCAGGCTTTTATCACTTGCGCATCGCGTACTATGCTTCCAAAGGCTACAGAGGTTACTCCTATGATGACATTCCAGATTTTGATGACTAA